From Enterococcus mundtii, the proteins below share one genomic window:
- a CDS encoding DivIVA domain-containing protein has protein sequence MNFNAEQLRKITFPTVSLAGYKKQDVDDFLTHAANDYDVMKETTTELEKKLTLAENQKENLVKVFEKEKSDYLAEINELNAKLDEASKEGRDVHAKKRSFENALIIAQDAALKIEENAELEARRIVEEARIEQENILKEAKVEGNNIKAEAYHLLAEANGKVSEANTYYEEQMTKLESEKEKRTKEIIQLESEANNVRLQIISEYQRAINNLSEGKWQNWINAVKQTVSDGSE, from the coding sequence ACTTTCCCCACGGTTTCTCTAGCGGGGTACAAAAAACAAGATGTGGATGATTTTTTGACACACGCAGCAAATGATTATGACGTGATGAAAGAGACAACCACAGAATTAGAGAAAAAATTGACGCTTGCAGAAAATCAAAAAGAGAATTTAGTAAAAGTATTTGAAAAAGAAAAAAGTGATTATTTAGCTGAAATCAATGAATTAAATGCTAAGTTGGATGAAGCAAGTAAAGAGGGCAGAGATGTACATGCGAAAAAAAGAAGCTTTGAAAATGCCTTGATTATTGCGCAAGATGCCGCCTTGAAGATTGAAGAAAATGCTGAATTAGAAGCCAGACGTATCGTAGAGGAAGCAAGGATTGAACAAGAAAATATTCTCAAAGAAGCAAAGGTCGAAGGGAATAATATCAAAGCCGAAGCCTATCATTTATTAGCTGAAGCAAATGGAAAAGTCAGTGAAGCGAACACTTATTATGAAGAACAGATGACGAAGCTAGAAAGTGAAAAAGAAAAAAGGACGAAAGAAATCATCCAGTTAGAAAGTGAAGCAAACAATGTCCGCTTGCAAATCATTTCAGAATATCAACGTGCCATCAATAATTTGTCTGAGGGGAAATGGCAAAACTGGATAAATGCAGTCAAACAAACGGTTAGTGATGGGAGTGAATAG
- a CDS encoding PTS sugar transporter subunit IIB, translating to MEKRTIMLVCSAGMSTSLLVTKMQKAAEEKGVEADIFAVSASEADSQLESKNVDVLLLGPQVRFMQSQFAEKLAPKGIPLDVINMQDYGMMNGAKVLEQAESLINK from the coding sequence ATGGAAAAAAGAACAATCATGCTTGTCTGCTCTGCAGGAATGAGTACAAGTTTATTAGTGACAAAAATGCAAAAAGCAGCAGAAGAAAAAGGCGTAGAAGCGGATATCTTTGCAGTTTCAGCATCAGAAGCTGATAGCCAACTAGAATCAAAAAATGTAGACGTTTTATTATTAGGACCACAAGTACGTTTCATGCAAAGTCAATTTGCTGAAAAACTAGCACCAAAAGGGATTCCGTTAGATGTTATCAACATGCAAGACTATGGCATGATGAACGGGGCAAAAGTATTGGAACAAGCAGAATCATTGATTAATAAATAA
- a CDS encoding PTS lactose/cellobiose transporter subunit IIA: MEDQKNLEAIMGLIMFGGNAKSDAMEAIAAAKKGDFELADAKIKDAEESLVQAHHSQTGLLTQEAQGEHMEVTLLTVHSQDHLMTSIAFTDLAKEIIDLYRRIDA; the protein is encoded by the coding sequence ATGGAAGATCAAAAAAATTTAGAAGCGATCATGGGCTTGATCATGTTCGGCGGCAACGCAAAAAGCGATGCAATGGAAGCGATCGCGGCTGCGAAAAAAGGTGACTTTGAATTAGCAGATGCAAAAATCAAAGATGCAGAAGAATCATTGGTTCAAGCACATCATTCGCAAACAGGGTTATTAACACAAGAAGCACAAGGGGAACACATGGAAGTTACTTTGTTGACCGTTCATAGTCAAGATCATTTGATGACATCGATCGCGTTTACAGATTTAGCAAAAGAAATTATTGATCTATACCGTCGTATAGATGCTTAA